A section of the Engystomops pustulosus chromosome 3, aEngPut4.maternal, whole genome shotgun sequence genome encodes:
- the LOC140120772 gene encoding posterior protein-like — MELVQKFVKKYASARYQSCADGSLEEQYKELMMQCKAHNEKLDRKVLTKRGKKERLGNEIMMLIKMKELAEVKEVNWYIQRLQCKESIDRISDSVIEISAKTTSEMDNLQAKVDELSLRNHELDKQLHECRLSSVSTERHIKSLEREIHQRDVLITSLEGQLSESMAQLCKQEEQIRSLQVQNQTCYKAADVCIVTPGGWSDEHNLIPAEKSPTLTIQDRLHLCQVIGEWDTNESPIIVSNKFEAVVKQYNLCNKDAWSLLRAWLPGPLATQLSSTHMGDDDSGADLRRKELQSIMGGRDIRGENTLRRYRFRTGDDPLIFCNKYLTLFRSVYNCPDMSQDDSDFLFSMANQCNVNYTTKVALRNATSLENFINILRDWCEESNNRDEPSGYLSTEYRARRTRYVRYCYGCGRPGHIKRFCNVNNANHETHYNSLHAEIDAIEPETNQNTVITETCNKVVG, encoded by the exons ATGGAACTTGTTCAAAAGTTTGTGAAAAAGTATGCCTCTGCTAGATACCAGTCATGTGCAGATGGTTCACTAGAGGAGCAATATAAGGAGCTGATGATGCAATGTAAGGCCCATAATGAGAAGTTAGATAGGAAAGTGCTCACTAAGAGAGGGAAGAAAGAAAGGTTGGGCAATGAAATCATGATGCTCATTAAGATGAAAGAATTGGCTGAGGTAAAGGAAGTAAATTGGTACATACAAAGGCTCCAATGTAAGGAAAGTATAGACAGAATCAGTGACTCTGTGATTGAAATTTCAGCAAAAACAACTAGCGAGATGGATAATCTACAAGCAAAGGTGGATGAGCTGTCTTTAAGAAATCATGAGTTGGATAAGCAGCTCCATGAGTGTAGATTGAGTTCTGTATCTACTGAAAGGCATATAAAGTCCTTAGAGAGGGAGATCCATCAGAGGGACGTGTTAATTACCTCACTAGAGGGTCAGTTGTCTGAATCAATGGCCCAACTGTGtaaacaagaagagcagatccggtCCCTCCAAGTACAAAACCAGACCTGCTATAAAGCAGCAGATGTTTGCATTGTCACACCCGGGGGTTGGAGTGATGAACACAATCTAATACCTGCAGAAAAGTCTCCAACACTCACCATCCAGGATAGACTACATCTGTGTCAGGTCATTGGAGAATGGGATACAAATGAATCACCAATAATTGTATCCAATAAATTTGAAGCTGTGGTGAAGCAATACAACTTATGTAATAAGGATGCCTGGTCTCTGCTCCGAGCATGGCTTCCTGGGCCTCTGGCCACACAattgtcatctacacacatgggaGATGATGATAGTGGTGCAGACTTAAGAAGGAAGGAATTGCAAAGTATCATGGGAGGGAGAGACATAAGGGGTGAGAATACCCTGAGAAGATATAGGTTCAGGACAGGTGATGACCCCCTTATCTTCTGTAACAAGTACCTGACCTTATTTAGGAGTGTTTACAACTGTCCGGATATGTCTCAGGATGACTCTGATTTCCTCTTTTCAATGGCAAATCAGTGTAATGTGAATTACACCACAAAGGTTGCCCTTAGAAATGCCACATCCCTAGAGAACTTTATTAATATACTCAGGGACTGGTGTGAGGAGTCTAACAATAGGGATGAACCATCAGGATATCTGTCTACAGAGTACAGAGCTAGGAGGACGAGATATGTCAGGTATTGCTATGGATGTGGGAGGCCAGGACATATTAAACGTTTCTGTAATGTAAATAATGCAAACCATGAGACACATTATAATTCATTGCATGCAGAAATTGATGCCATTGAGCCTGAGACCAACCAGAACACAGTGatcacagagacat gCAACAAGGTGGTTGGCTGA